One genomic segment of Chitinispirillales bacterium ANBcel5 includes these proteins:
- a CDS encoding nucleotidyltransferase domain-containing protein codes for MKYGLTEKELKLIKDVLASNSKVEKALLFGSRAMGTYSYNSDIDILLVGKELTLRDESQLMSQMEALNISYSVDLIRKHTVTSEAVKNHVREFGVVIYEREGAGRGGNVEEGRSE; via the coding sequence GTGAAATATGGCTTAACAGAGAAAGAACTGAAACTCATTAAAGACGTTTTAGCATCAAATTCAAAAGTGGAAAAGGCACTCCTCTTTGGATCGCGAGCTATGGGTACTTATTCCTATAATTCAGATATTGATATTCTGCTGGTTGGAAAGGAATTGACCCTTCGCGATGAATCACAGCTCATGAGTCAGATGGAGGCTTTGAATATATCCTACTCTGTTGATTTGATACGAAAGCATACGGTTACATCAGAAGCTGTGAAGAATCATGTGAGAGAATTTGGGGTGGTTATATATGAGAGAGAGGGTGCTGGGCGGGGTGGGAATGTTGAAGAAGGCAGGAGTGAATAA
- a CDS encoding SprT family zinc-dependent metalloprotease, translating into MELVYTIKRSNKRKKMSIIVERDRSVVVLAPESISEEKIRSVIESKRQWVYEKTRHAQKYALAHPPGKELVNGESALYLGRQYQIEIVQNSSEEVRFEQRFLIPERLSAERKKVLQIWYMEKAREKILPRTSKFANELGVKFSNIKIVDNRFRWGSCTTRDNLNFNWRLIKAPMYVIDYVIIHELTHLLEANHTPRFWNIIGAHSSKVEKAKQWLLENGQILEEEI; encoded by the coding sequence ATGGAACTTGTTTATACAATCAAACGCTCGAATAAACGAAAAAAGATGTCCATAATCGTTGAACGTGACCGCAGTGTGGTTGTTCTTGCTCCGGAATCAATTTCTGAGGAGAAAATCCGTTCTGTAATCGAATCAAAACGGCAGTGGGTTTATGAAAAGACCAGACATGCGCAAAAGTACGCCTTAGCTCATCCACCCGGCAAAGAGTTGGTCAATGGCGAATCAGCTCTCTATCTTGGTCGTCAATATCAAATAGAAATAGTTCAAAACAGCTCAGAGGAGGTCCGTTTTGAGCAGCGATTCCTGATTCCGGAGAGACTTTCAGCAGAGCGCAAGAAGGTACTTCAAATTTGGTACATGGAAAAAGCCAGGGAGAAAATCCTTCCTCGGACTTCAAAATTTGCCAATGAGCTTGGGGTGAAATTCTCCAACATAAAAATTGTTGACAACCGCTTTCGCTGGGGTTCTTGTACAACCAGGGATAATCTGAATTTTAACTGGCGACTGATTAAGGCACCGATGTATGTCATAGATTATGTGATAATTCATGAGCTGACCCACCTATTAGAAGCCAACCACACACCCCGGTTTTGGAATATCATTGGGGCACACTCTTCAAAAGTGGAAAAGGCAAAACAGTGGTTACTGGAAAATGGACAGATTCTCGAGGAAGAGATTTGA
- a CDS encoding HI0074 family nucleotidyltransferase substrate-binding subunit — MSNSAEIRWKQRFENLLAAGEQFKDACAKESYSQLELAGLVQVFEFTFELCWKTFKDKLYYEGYEVNSPRQAIRLAFEQGLIADAAVWLEALESRDRLSHTYNKSIADEAEKVIKEVYFPMITDAIARINEDYTR, encoded by the coding sequence ATGAGTAATAGTGCTGAAATCAGATGGAAACAACGATTTGAAAACCTTTTAGCTGCAGGTGAACAATTTAAAGATGCCTGTGCAAAAGAGAGTTACTCACAGCTTGAACTTGCCGGTCTTGTTCAGGTTTTTGAGTTCACCTTTGAACTATGCTGGAAAACATTTAAAGACAAACTTTATTATGAAGGATATGAGGTAAACAGTCCCCGACAGGCGATTCGACTTGCCTTTGAACAAGGACTTATCGCAGATGCAGCGGTGTGGTTGGAAGCACTGGAAAGTCGCGACAGGCTTTCGCACACGTATAATAAATCTATTGCCGATGAAGCAGAGAAAGTGATAAAAGAGGTTTACTTCCCAATGATAACAGATGCCATTGCTCGTATAAACGAGGACTATACCAGGTGA
- a CDS encoding NifU family protein produces the protein MFRDEVDAILQLIRPYLQADGGDVELVDTSEDGLVKVRLSGACGGCPMSQMTLKNGIERKLKEHIAEVREVVSV, from the coding sequence ATGTTTAGAGATGAAGTAGATGCGATATTACAGTTAATCAGACCCTATCTTCAAGCAGACGGCGGTGATGTTGAACTGGTGGATACATCAGAAGACGGATTGGTTAAAGTGAGACTTTCGGGAGCGTGCGGAGGATGTCCTATGTCACAAATGACTCTTAAAAATGGCATCGAGCGGAAACTGAAAGAGCATATTGCGGAAGTTCGGGAAGTGGTGTCGGTATAG
- a CDS encoding cellulase family glycosylhydrolase, whose amino-acid sequence MVKRLMLLSCLLISTLTFSVFAFTETPVELNGALRVDGNRIVGEHGEPVQLKGMSLYWSIWGPQKYYNPRVVNWLVEDWRIDVIRTAMAVEKNLTGEDVGWIYNRENQTHLVETVIEAAIENGIYVIVDWHTHEIHTEAAKEFFSHMAEKYGNTPNLIWEIFNEPVDQSWEEIAEYSEEVISAIREHCDNLVIAGTRTWSQRVDEPAANPLSDDNTAYALHFYAGSHGQSLRDVAEQAMDDGIALFITEWGTSHADGGRKHDRNVYKAEADEWIIWALEHDLSMANWSLGDIDEASAALRPGASPRGRWRPGRHLTESGKFVRQWIRDINTVKYDDGSPRLVVDTDGPGSITVSPEKEYYDLGETVTLTAKPDENANFVRWAGSVTDTEQSLTVTMDGPKRIRARFQEEVEFQSPGLVNGDFSEGRKGWTWFLFTDHDADASLDISDNQARVEIKNKGTNYWNIQIFQGDLTLMTGHTYRLTFDASADEPRDILVAFKHNEMPHTEYYGEKISLSPEMTTFTAEFTMENDNDDNARLEFNLGELSDIPVTISNVNIEVVE is encoded by the coding sequence ATGGTTAAACGTTTAATGTTGTTGAGTTGTTTACTGATTTCGACCCTTACGTTCTCTGTTTTTGCATTCACAGAAACGCCGGTGGAGCTTAATGGTGCTCTTCGTGTTGATGGCAACAGGATTGTTGGTGAACATGGAGAACCGGTCCAGTTGAAGGGGATGAGTTTATACTGGTCGATCTGGGGTCCGCAGAAATATTATAACCCACGAGTGGTCAACTGGTTGGTTGAAGACTGGCGAATCGATGTAATCAGAACAGCAATGGCGGTTGAAAAAAATCTCACCGGCGAAGATGTGGGCTGGATATACAACCGGGAAAACCAAACCCATCTGGTAGAAACGGTCATTGAAGCAGCCATAGAAAACGGAATTTATGTTATTGTGGACTGGCATACTCATGAAATCCACACGGAAGCTGCTAAGGAGTTTTTCTCACACATGGCAGAAAAATATGGCAATACTCCCAATCTCATCTGGGAAATTTTCAATGAACCGGTCGACCAGAGTTGGGAAGAGATCGCGGAGTATTCTGAAGAGGTGATAAGTGCTATCAGGGAGCATTGTGATAATCTGGTGATTGCAGGAACAAGGACATGGAGTCAGCGCGTTGATGAACCGGCAGCTAATCCTCTTTCCGATGATAATACCGCCTATGCTCTGCATTTTTATGCCGGATCACATGGTCAGTCTCTAAGGGACGTTGCAGAGCAGGCAATGGATGATGGGATTGCGCTGTTTATCACTGAATGGGGTACATCACATGCAGATGGGGGACGAAAACATGACCGTAACGTGTACAAGGCCGAAGCTGATGAGTGGATTATCTGGGCGTTGGAGCACGATTTGAGTATGGCAAACTGGTCATTGGGTGATATCGATGAGGCTTCGGCGGCACTTAGACCGGGGGCATCTCCCAGAGGACGCTGGAGACCCGGAAGACATCTGACCGAATCGGGAAAGTTTGTTCGCCAATGGATAAGAGATATCAATACAGTTAAATATGATGATGGTTCCCCAAGGCTGGTTGTAGATACTGATGGACCGGGAAGTATCACCGTTTCGCCTGAAAAAGAGTATTATGATCTGGGTGAAACTGTAACGCTTACAGCCAAGCCCGATGAGAATGCTAACTTTGTAAGATGGGCTGGTTCGGTTACCGATACCGAACAATCTCTGACTGTAACAATGGATGGTCCAAAGAGGATCAGGGCCAGATTTCAGGAAGAGGTGGAGTTTCAGTCACCCGGGCTGGTAAATGGTGATTTTTCAGAAGGAAGAAAGGGCTGGACATGGTTTCTTTTTACCGATCATGATGCCGATGCTTCCTTAGATATCTCTGATAATCAGGCCAGGGTCGAGATAAAAAATAAGGGAACAAATTACTGGAATATCCAGATCTTTCAGGGAGACCTTACCCTGATGACCGGTCATACCTACAGGCTCACTTTCGATGCTTCTGCTGATGAACCAAGAGACATTCTGGTGGCTTTCAAGCATAACGAAATGCCGCATACTGAATACTATGGCGAAAAGATTTCACTCAGTCCGGAGATGACAACCTTTACTGCAGAATTCACCATGGAAAATGATAATGATGATAATGCACGGTTAGAGTTCAATCTGGGTGAGTTGAGTGATATACCTGTAACCATATCTAATGTTAACATTGAAGTTGTTGAGTAG
- a CDS encoding efflux RND transporter permease subunit yields the protein MNLSKFSVTRRVTISMLICIIILFGFISFNRLGLDMMPDLEFPIITISTSYEGAAAEDVEELVTRPIEQAVSSISGLEDLTSTSSGGLSVVRARFEWGTNLDFAGQDIRENIARITTFLPDDVSDPVVFKMDMSQFPIVLYGVSGMSNTSELRYYLENTVSPRLERLEGVAAVHVGGGLTREINVFLNKTRMDQYRVGTEAVIGALRAANLNVSSGHVDAGHQEFLVRTMGEFPDLESIGNTVITTINGAPLRINDIGRVEDTFEERRNYMRINGRDGVVLMITKQSGANTLDAVLNIREQLEEMSSIMPPDIEFMTIFDQGESIEIVTGNTAVSALIGALLAIFMLWLFLKNWRPTVVITIAIPISIVTTFIGMYAMGYTFNVITIGGFALAVGMLVDNAVVVIENIYRHLEEGLHRNDASITGANEVTMAITASTLTTVAVFIPLALSGGFAGRIAQPLALTVVAGLVASLFVAVTIIPMLASVLFKKRTRNVETVEAHGGKFFHSFQNKYENALGWALKHWYVVVIVLAGLMVASGITATTVGGEFMPSDDDGMGQVTINLPVGTNLQETNRLLSAIEEKALAIPEIEGVAAMVGRMGGRGGGPSDVNEGQLFFRLVPFSQRERSTEQVVNELRQSIPELNDVVIEFPEGNMMGGASHPIEIKFFGNDLEQLKQFADSTQALLSSMEGLHDVNISMREGKPELRIYPDRDRAALMGFSMAEIGTGIQQANLGQVASRFREAGEEYDIRIRLDEADRNTRQDIASIPIISREGIVTQVGNIGDIKIDRGPIAISRENRVRRVSVTANTTDRDIQSRVDEIRSEMAGMEASMPFGYFVEYGGSYQDMNDTFADLALAFLVAVILIYMVMAAQFESFSQPFIVMFTVPLSLIGVIFGLRIMGHPLSVPAFMGVIVLAGIVVNNGIVMITYINQLRERGMQKTDAIVKAAGIRLRPILITSLTTIFGILPMAVTQRQGSEMQGPMGTAVAFGLFSATFLTLFVVPVIYSGVDRFSKFLLKGVKRVVLGE from the coding sequence ATGAATTTATCTAAATTTTCTGTTACACGGCGTGTAACTATAAGCATGCTGATCTGTATCATTATCCTCTTTGGCTTTATCTCTTTTAACAGGCTTGGATTGGATATGATGCCCGATCTTGAATTCCCCATCATAACTATTTCCACCAGCTATGAAGGTGCTGCTGCCGAAGATGTGGAAGAACTGGTAACCCGTCCAATTGAACAGGCCGTGTCCAGTATCAGCGGACTTGAAGACCTTACCTCTACCTCTTCTGGAGGACTTTCGGTTGTAAGAGCACGATTTGAGTGGGGCACCAATCTGGACTTTGCAGGTCAGGACATCAGGGAAAACATTGCCAGAATCACAACATTTCTTCCCGATGATGTGTCTGATCCCGTTGTGTTTAAAATGGATATGTCACAGTTTCCTATTGTACTCTATGGCGTATCGGGTATGTCTAATACTTCCGAATTACGGTATTATCTGGAAAACACCGTCTCTCCCAGGCTCGAAAGGCTTGAAGGTGTTGCTGCTGTTCATGTTGGGGGTGGCTTAACCAGAGAAATAAATGTCTTTCTCAATAAAACCCGAATGGATCAGTACCGCGTAGGTACAGAAGCTGTAATAGGTGCATTGAGAGCAGCTAATTTAAATGTATCGAGCGGACATGTGGATGCGGGACATCAGGAATTCCTGGTCCGAACAATGGGGGAATTTCCCGACCTTGAAAGTATCGGCAACACAGTCATTACTACCATTAACGGGGCTCCTTTAAGAATCAATGACATCGGAAGAGTTGAGGATACCTTTGAAGAGCGTCGCAACTACATGAGAATCAATGGCCGGGATGGTGTTGTGCTCATGATTACAAAGCAAAGCGGAGCAAACACTCTGGATGCTGTTTTGAATATCAGGGAACAGCTTGAAGAAATGTCTTCCATAATGCCTCCCGATATTGAGTTCATGACCATTTTCGACCAGGGTGAAAGTATAGAAATCGTTACCGGGAATACCGCTGTGTCTGCATTAATCGGAGCGTTACTTGCAATTTTTATGCTCTGGCTCTTTCTCAAAAACTGGCGCCCGACGGTGGTTATTACCATCGCAATTCCTATCTCTATTGTAACGACCTTTATTGGAATGTATGCAATGGGCTATACATTTAATGTTATAACCATTGGAGGTTTTGCCCTTGCGGTAGGTATGCTGGTCGACAATGCTGTTGTGGTAATCGAAAATATCTACCGTCACCTGGAGGAGGGGTTGCACAGAAATGATGCATCGATCACCGGGGCAAATGAAGTGACGATGGCAATCACAGCCTCAACGCTCACTACTGTGGCTGTTTTTATTCCTCTGGCGCTTTCGGGCGGTTTTGCAGGCAGAATCGCGCAACCACTTGCTTTAACCGTGGTGGCTGGTCTCGTTGCCTCTCTTTTTGTGGCCGTAACTATTATTCCAATGCTTGCATCTGTTTTGTTTAAAAAGAGAACACGTAATGTAGAAACGGTTGAAGCTCATGGAGGAAAATTTTTTCACTCCTTTCAAAACAAATATGAAAACGCTCTGGGTTGGGCATTAAAGCACTGGTATGTGGTAGTGATAGTGCTGGCAGGATTAATGGTAGCCAGTGGCATAACCGCAACAACCGTGGGTGGTGAGTTTATGCCTTCCGATGATGATGGTATGGGTCAGGTTACCATAAATTTACCGGTAGGTACTAATCTTCAGGAAACAAACCGTTTGCTGAGTGCTATTGAAGAAAAAGCGCTCGCTATTCCCGAAATCGAAGGAGTTGCCGCGATGGTGGGGCGAATGGGGGGCCGGGGTGGTGGTCCATCCGATGTGAATGAAGGACAGTTGTTTTTTCGCCTGGTACCCTTCTCACAAAGGGAACGATCAACTGAACAGGTGGTTAATGAGCTGCGCCAGTCTATACCTGAACTGAATGATGTGGTGATTGAATTTCCTGAAGGTAACATGATGGGCGGGGCTTCCCATCCCATCGAAATAAAATTCTTCGGAAATGATCTGGAGCAACTGAAGCAATTCGCCGATTCCACTCAGGCACTGTTATCCTCAATGGAGGGCCTGCACGATGTTAATATCTCAATGCGTGAAGGAAAACCAGAGCTGAGAATCTATCCCGACAGAGACAGAGCTGCTTTGATGGGTTTTTCCATGGCAGAGATTGGAACGGGCATACAGCAGGCAAATCTTGGACAGGTAGCCTCACGGTTCCGTGAAGCCGGTGAGGAGTACGACATCCGAATCCGACTGGATGAAGCAGACCGCAATACCCGCCAGGATATCGCCTCTATTCCAATAATCTCACGAGAAGGGATAGTAACACAGGTTGGAAATATCGGTGATATCAAAATTGACCGGGGGCCTATAGCGATAAGCCGCGAAAACAGGGTAAGAAGAGTCTCAGTCACAGCAAACACTACGGACCGGGATATACAGTCTCGTGTTGATGAGATCCGCAGTGAGATGGCTGGGATGGAAGCCTCGATGCCCTTTGGATATTTCGTGGAATATGGCGGCTCTTACCAGGATATGAATGATACCTTTGCTGATCTTGCCCTGGCTTTTCTGGTGGCGGTGATTCTTATCTACATGGTCATGGCTGCACAGTTTGAAAGCTTCTCTCAGCCCTTTATTGTGATGTTTACCGTTCCGCTGTCGCTTATAGGCGTTATCTTCGGACTACGAATAATGGGCCACCCACTGTCGGTGCCGGCATTCATGGGGGTCATTGTGCTGGCTGGAATAGTGGTGAACAACGGAATCGTGATGATCACCTACATAAACCAGCTGCGTGAAAGAGGTATGCAGAAAACGGATGCCATTGTTAAGGCTGCGGGGATAAGGTTACGGCCGATTCTTATCACATCCCTGACCACTATCTTTGGAATTCTTCCTATGGCGGTCACACAGCGTCAAGGGTCTGAAATGCAGGGGCCGATGGGTACAGCAGTAGCCTTTGGGCTATTCTCGGCTACATTTCTCACTCTTTTTGTTGTGCCTGTTATCTATAGCGGAGTCGACAGGTTTTCCAAATTCCTTCTAAAAGGGGTAAAAAGAGTTGTTTTAGGAGAGTGA